A genomic stretch from Pseudodesulfovibrio senegalensis includes:
- a CDS encoding DUF1992 domain-containing protein encodes MLLIAEDRINAAVRKGEFDNLKGAGKPLPPDEAATLPPELRMAYRILKSNGFINDNPEDAPEIVSEGLREKLPENGHELLRDAPEVQGAYGRMHRLNALSRLSGKEVLTDEDSPYYARIVERLSGL; translated from the coding sequence ATGCTGCTGATTGCCGAAGACCGCATCAACGCGGCCGTGCGCAAGGGTGAATTCGACAACCTCAAGGGCGCGGGCAAACCCCTGCCCCCGGATGAGGCCGCGACCCTGCCGCCGGAGCTGCGCATGGCCTACCGTATTCTCAAGAGCAACGGGTTCATAAACGATAATCCGGAGGACGCGCCGGAGATCGTGTCGGAAGGATTGCGGGAAAAGCTGCCGGAAAACGGCCACGAACTGTTGCGCGACGCGCCCGAGGTACAGGGAGCGTATGGTCGGATGCACCGCCTGAATGCGCTTTCCCGGCTTTCCGGGAAGGAGGTGCTGACGGATGAGGATTCGCCCTATTATGCGCGGATAGTGGAGCGGCTTTCCGGGCTGTAG
- a CDS encoding N-acetylmuramoyl-L-alanine amidase: MLIAVCCLASPAQAASASALFNKAHKDFHALSKSRSKARYRSNWVRVEREFSAVHRKDPNGKFAPKALYYLGRTNEELGVHSGLKSDFRKAVDYYSRCVSRFPRHGWTDDCLYRRAEIRYQRLNEWTNARRDLATIIVKYPHADMAPKARQLLNKLGKGERFIAALGGKPASKSVHTPKSKSPPMVAKKTSTKPAGKAIPRKETVVRPSSTGHTDPPNTAHLDAVRYTSSDEYTRVVLEMDDQTTFRYKLLAPAPKYNRPHRLYIDLTHTHLGNGVKRKTGVADGILKQIRTGQKDKKTTRVVLDFQTLQDYKVFPLNNPFRIVVDVYAPDKKTRARAAATERRRKAAAAGNFKPSYKSKRMAGDLVEQLGLTIHTIMLDAGHGGKDPGARAYGLKEKDVNLRFVKILGKMLQEKGFKVLYTRTKDNFLALEERTAQANVKKADMFISVHCNAHRSKKIHGLETYTLNLAKTQAAVRVAARENAVDLRSIGDLQFILADLAVNSKMKESRDLAKGVQDQTLREVRRKWALKDMGVRQAPFYVLMGATMPSVLVELGYLTNYTENKRLRSETYLKYLARGIVRGVLAYKRQIERYAMR, from the coding sequence ATGTTGATTGCCGTGTGTTGCCTTGCGTCTCCGGCGCAGGCCGCCTCGGCCAGTGCTCTTTTCAACAAGGCGCACAAGGATTTCCACGCCCTCAGCAAGAGCCGATCCAAGGCCCGCTATCGCTCCAACTGGGTTCGGGTCGAGCGTGAGTTTTCCGCTGTGCACCGCAAGGACCCGAACGGCAAGTTCGCGCCCAAGGCCCTGTATTATCTCGGCAGGACCAACGAAGAACTGGGTGTGCATAGCGGTCTCAAATCCGATTTTCGCAAGGCTGTGGATTACTACTCCCGTTGCGTGAGCCGCTTCCCGCGTCACGGCTGGACCGACGACTGCCTGTACCGCCGGGCGGAGATCCGTTACCAGCGCCTCAACGAGTGGACCAACGCCCGCCGCGACCTTGCCACCATCATCGTCAAGTATCCGCATGCGGACATGGCGCCCAAGGCCCGGCAACTGTTGAACAAGCTGGGCAAGGGCGAAAGGTTCATTGCCGCGCTGGGCGGCAAGCCCGCCAGCAAGTCGGTCCACACTCCAAAATCCAAGTCGCCGCCAATGGTGGCGAAAAAGACGTCGACCAAACCCGCTGGCAAGGCAATTCCCCGCAAGGAGACCGTGGTCAGGCCTTCGTCCACCGGCCACACCGACCCGCCCAACACCGCGCACCTGGACGCCGTGCGCTATACCAGCAGCGACGAGTACACGCGCGTTGTCCTTGAAATGGACGACCAGACCACCTTCCGCTACAAGCTGCTTGCTCCCGCACCCAAATACAACAGGCCGCACAGGCTCTATATCGACCTGACCCATACCCATCTCGGCAACGGCGTCAAACGCAAGACCGGCGTGGCCGACGGCATTCTCAAGCAGATACGCACCGGTCAGAAGGACAAGAAAACCACCCGCGTGGTTCTGGATTTCCAGACCCTGCAGGATTACAAGGTCTTTCCGCTGAACAACCCGTTCCGCATCGTGGTGGACGTGTACGCCCCGGACAAAAAGACCCGGGCGCGGGCCGCAGCCACGGAAAGGCGCAGGAAAGCCGCGGCCGCGGGCAATTTCAAGCCGTCCTACAAGAGCAAGAGGATGGCCGGGGACCTTGTGGAGCAACTGGGCCTGACCATCCATACCATCATGCTCGACGCCGGGCACGGGGGCAAGGACCCCGGGGCACGGGCCTATGGTCTCAAGGAAAAGGACGTGAACCTGCGTTTTGTCAAGATTCTGGGCAAAATGCTGCAGGAAAAGGGCTTCAAGGTCCTGTATACCCGCACCAAGGACAATTTCCTTGCCCTGGAGGAGCGCACCGCGCAGGCCAACGTGAAAAAGGCGGACATGTTCATTTCCGTGCATTGCAACGCTCACCGCAGCAAGAAGATTCACGGGCTGGAAACCTATACCCTGAACCTTGCCAAGACCCAGGCCGCCGTGCGGGTGGCCGCGCGTGAAAATGCGGTCGACCTCAGGAGCATCGGCGATCTGCAGTTCATTCTCGCGGACCTGGCCGTGAATTCCAAGATGAAGGAAAGCAGGGATTTGGCCAAGGGCGTGCAGGACCAGACCCTGCGCGAAGTGCGCCGCAAATGGGCGCTCAAGGACATGGGCGTGCGTCAGGCGCCGTTCTACGTGCTCATGGGCGCAACCATGCCGTCCGTTCTGGTAGAGTTGGGCTACCTGACCAACTACACGGAAAACAAGCGTCTGCGGAGTGAAACCTACCTCAAGTATCTGGCGCGCGGCATCGTGCGCGGGGTGTTGGCCTACAAGCGTCAGATCGAACGCTACGCCATGCGCTAG
- a CDS encoding metallophosphoesterase family protein — protein MNIWTEPFAVLADIHGNAAALKAVMDDMRSRGIERAVNLGDSFYGPLDPGKTARLLERLGAVTVLGNQDRLVLEPPDSGNANPTLRHVMENLLPSDLERLSQVPPVVELAGGDILCCHGTPEDDTVYLTENTESGRPRPRSCAEMEDRIGARAPSLVLCGHSHLFRVIRCNTMTVVNPGSVGLPAYADDDPPHAMSSGSPHARYAIISRERDAWSITGPLVEYDWDGAAAMALEHGRADWAGWLQSGVAE, from the coding sequence ATGAACATCTGGACCGAACCCTTTGCCGTGTTGGCGGACATTCATGGCAATGCCGCGGCCCTGAAAGCGGTCATGGACGACATGCGTTCCCGCGGGATAGAGCGCGCCGTGAACCTCGGCGATTCCTTTTACGGGCCGCTGGACCCGGGCAAAACCGCGCGTCTGCTGGAGCGGCTCGGTGCGGTCACGGTGCTTGGCAACCAGGACCGCTTGGTGCTGGAACCGCCCGATTCCGGGAACGCCAACCCCACCCTGCGGCACGTCATGGAGAACCTGCTGCCTTCCGACCTTGAACGGCTTTCGCAGGTGCCGCCCGTGGTCGAGCTGGCCGGAGGGGATATCCTGTGTTGCCACGGCACCCCGGAAGACGACACGGTCTACCTGACCGAAAACACGGAATCCGGACGGCCCCGGCCGCGCTCCTGCGCCGAAATGGAAGACCGCATCGGCGCCCGGGCGCCCTCGCTGGTCCTGTGCGGGCATTCGCACCTGTTCCGGGTCATCCGCTGCAACACGATGACCGTGGTCAATCCGGGCAGCGTGGGCCTTCCCGCCTACGCCGACGACGACCCGCCCCATGCCATGAGCTCCGGGTCTCCCCATGCCCGCTATGCCATAATCTCCCGCGAGCGTGACGCATGGTCCATCACCGGCCCCCTTGTAGAATACGACTGGGATGGAGCGGCGGCAATGGCTCTGGAACACGGCCGTGCCGACTGGGCCGGGTGGCTGCAAAGCGGCGTGGCAGAGTGA
- a CDS encoding chemotaxis protein CheD, with protein MNPVVVNISDMKIATDPKAVLATYSLGSCLGVTVYDPVTRAGGLIHCLLARASAAREKARQNPYMFVTTGVPLMVRKLMQKGAALDRMVFKAAGGANMRSDNIFRTGENNYMALRRLLERNNIKLAAESVGGSIPRSMYLHLDTGRVVIKSLGVESEL; from the coding sequence ATGAACCCTGTCGTCGTCAACATATCGGACATGAAAATCGCCACGGACCCCAAGGCCGTGCTGGCCACGTATTCGCTGGGGTCATGCCTCGGGGTAACGGTCTACGATCCCGTGACCCGCGCGGGCGGACTGATCCACTGCCTGCTGGCCCGGGCCTCGGCCGCGCGTGAAAAGGCACGGCAGAATCCATACATGTTCGTGACCACGGGCGTACCGCTCATGGTGCGCAAGCTGATGCAAAAAGGGGCGGCGCTGGACCGCATGGTCTTCAAGGCCGCGGGCGGTGCCAACATGCGCAGCGACAACATATTCCGCACCGGGGAAAACAACTACATGGCCCTGCGCAGGTTGCTGGAACGCAACAACATCAAACTTGCGGCCGAATCCGTGGGCGGCAGCATACCGCGCAGCATGTACCTGCACCTGGACACGGGCCGCGTGGTCATCAAGTCGCTGGGCGTGGAGTCGGAACTCTAG
- a CDS encoding YtxH domain-containing protein, protein MKKYVILACTLFLLFGATACSDEHAAEKAGKKIDQTVQQAKDGGKSALDKFNEDANESFKNVKEKVNEAADDVGEGLKEAKDVVVDKVKDMSK, encoded by the coding sequence ATGAAAAAATATGTGATTCTTGCCTGTACCCTGTTTCTGCTGTTCGGCGCGACCGCGTGTTCCGACGAGCACGCAGCGGAAAAGGCCGGCAAAAAGATCGACCAGACCGTGCAGCAGGCCAAGGACGGCGGCAAGAGCGCCTTGGACAAGTTCAACGAGGACGCCAACGAGTCTTTCAAGAACGTGAAGGAAAAGGTCAATGAAGCCGCCGACGACGTGGGCGAAGGCCTCAAGGAAGCCAAGGATGTGGTGGTGGACAAGGTCAAGGACATGAGCAAGTAG
- a CDS encoding molybdopterin-dependent oxidoreductase produces MKVISACTQNCPDGCSCIVDTEKRTVSGNAEHPYTRGVVCGKVARFFRRLDAPERITEPLLRDGDSFVPVDWDTALDLCAQEINTLRHEPQRMARLGGHASRGVFAHAGTAFFSALGASALRGSICDDAGIEAMIRCCGSLTTNDPEDLLNARRIVNWGRDLKNSFMHMGMTVREARKRGARVLTIDVVDSSADSDEHILIKPGTDRFLAAAVIKLYVESGLLEQGVVNRTSNWAVFRGLAESWSLDELCAACGVDVADVEMLFDWYERPGAVASLVGWGLQRYLFGGQNVQFIASLGMLAGQMGRKGGGVYVSFSSGRNLVPWQAETDLSAPEDFRTLLAPDLSRELREAEPPLDFIWVDGLNPVTQIPDSAGIAEALKRCPFTVVVEGFMNDTALCADLILPPAYMFERDEIVGASTHNFVNFSRKVVDAPGQCRDIYDMLADLGERLEHPVRFPSRSQCITSSLEDSGVSPEELSSRGFSRSHWPLVAYEGMRFDHPDRKFRFPETLDRDPEPSPDYPLHLLTLVRGGYTQSQIPEDEQKGLPAVTVSPQCPALEALDLSAPVFAVSAAGAVPVAVETDDTLRPDVVVFPRGGWMKHGQSSNPIIEPRITDMGETAAYYSQYIRLENRT; encoded by the coding sequence ATGAAAGTCATATCCGCCTGCACCCAGAACTGTCCGGACGGCTGTTCCTGCATCGTGGACACGGAGAAACGAACCGTGTCCGGCAATGCGGAGCATCCCTATACGCGCGGCGTGGTCTGCGGCAAGGTCGCCCGTTTTTTCCGGCGTCTGGACGCGCCGGAGCGCATTACCGAACCCCTGTTGCGCGATGGGGATTCGTTCGTTCCCGTGGATTGGGACACGGCGCTGGACCTCTGTGCGCAAGAGATCAACACCCTGCGCCACGAACCGCAGCGCATGGCGCGGCTGGGCGGACATGCCAGCCGGGGTGTTTTCGCCCATGCGGGCACGGCCTTTTTCTCCGCGCTGGGCGCGTCGGCCCTGCGCGGTTCCATCTGCGACGATGCCGGCATCGAGGCCATGATCCGCTGTTGCGGCTCCCTGACCACCAACGACCCCGAGGACCTGCTCAACGCCCGCCGCATCGTCAACTGGGGGCGCGACCTGAAGAACAGCTTCATGCACATGGGCATGACCGTGCGCGAGGCGCGCAAGCGCGGTGCACGGGTGCTGACCATCGACGTGGTCGACAGCTCGGCGGATTCGGACGAACACATCCTCATCAAACCGGGTACGGACCGCTTTCTGGCCGCAGCCGTGATCAAGCTTTATGTGGAATCCGGGCTGCTGGAACAGGGCGTGGTCAACCGCACCTCCAACTGGGCCGTGTTTCGCGGGCTGGCCGAGTCGTGGTCGCTGGACGAACTGTGCGCGGCCTGCGGCGTGGACGTGGCGGACGTGGAAATGCTTTTTGACTGGTATGAGCGGCCCGGGGCAGTGGCCTCGCTGGTGGGCTGGGGGCTGCAGCGCTATTTGTTCGGCGGCCAGAACGTGCAGTTCATCGCCTCGCTGGGCATGTTGGCCGGACAGATGGGCCGCAAGGGCGGCGGCGTGTACGTGAGTTTCTCCTCGGGGCGCAACCTTGTGCCGTGGCAGGCGGAAACCGACCTGTCCGCACCGGAGGATTTCCGCACCCTGCTGGCACCGGATCTTTCCCGTGAACTGCGCGAGGCCGAGCCGCCCCTTGATTTCATCTGGGTGGACGGACTGAATCCGGTGACCCAGATTCCGGATTCAGCGGGCATTGCCGAAGCCCTGAAGCGCTGTCCGTTCACGGTTGTGGTGGAAGGTTTCATGAACGATACGGCCCTGTGCGCAGACCTGATACTGCCGCCGGCCTACATGTTCGAGCGCGATGAAATCGTGGGGGCCAGCACGCACAACTTCGTCAATTTTTCACGCAAGGTGGTGGATGCGCCGGGCCAGTGCCGGGACATCTATGACATGCTGGCCGATCTGGGCGAGCGTCTGGAGCATCCGGTGCGTTTCCCCAGCCGCAGCCAGTGCATCACTTCCAGCCTCGAAGACTCCGGGGTCAGCCCCGAGGAATTGAGCAGCCGGGGATTTTCCCGGTCGCATTGGCCGCTGGTGGCCTATGAGGGCATGCGTTTCGACCACCCGGACCGCAAATTCCGTTTTCCCGAAACATTGGACCGCGATCCCGAGCCGAGTCCCGATTATCCGCTCCATCTGCTGACCCTTGTGCGGGGCGGGTATACCCAGTCCCAGATACCCGAGGACGAACAGAAAGGCCTGCCCGCGGTCACGGTTTCGCCGCAGTGCCCGGCGCTGGAGGCGTTGGACCTTTCGGCGCCCGTGTTCGCGGTTTCAGCGGCAGGCGCCGTGCCTGTGGCGGTGGAGACGGATGACACCCTGCGGCCGGACGTGGTAGTTTTTCCCCGTGGCGGATGGATGAAACATGGCCAAAGTTCCAATCCGATCATCGAGCCCAGGATTACGGACATGGGGGAAACGGCGGCCTACTACAGCCAGTATATTCGGCTGGAAAACAGAACGTGA
- a CDS encoding cytidine deaminase, translating into MADISELMRMATRARNNAHAPYSGHPVGAALRTSTGKTYAGCNVENIAYPVGTCAEQAAICAMVLDGESSIAEMVVTGPGNEPCTPCGACRQRMREFAAPDMLFHACTETDVLLTMTMDQLLPEAFGPEYLK; encoded by the coding sequence ATGGCGGACATCAGCGAACTCATGCGCATGGCCACCCGCGCGCGAAACAACGCCCATGCCCCCTATTCCGGCCATCCCGTGGGCGCGGCCCTGCGCACGAGCACGGGCAAGACCTATGCCGGATGCAACGTGGAAAACATCGCCTATCCCGTGGGCACTTGCGCGGAACAGGCCGCCATCTGCGCCATGGTGCTGGACGGCGAATCGAGCATCGCGGAGATGGTGGTGACAGGGCCGGGCAATGAGCCCTGCACACCGTGCGGGGCCTGCCGCCAGCGCATGCGCGAATTCGCGGCCCCGGACATGCTCTTCCATGCCTGCACGGAAACCGACGTGCTTTTGACCATGACCATGGACCAACTGCTGCCCGAAGCGTTCGGGCCGGAATATCTGAAATAA
- the deoC gene encoding deoxyribose-phosphate aldolase, translating to MNSIIPELVAEARNARPTEDHARRALACMDLTSLNDNDTDADIETLCARAKTEFGPVAAVCVYDRFIGCARRCLSDSAIRVATVCNFPHGDTNIEAAVRQAAAQVAAGANEVDVVLPYRAYMGDERAQAVRLLREVRRAAGSATLKVILETGELADPDLIRNAGLDAIASGADFIKTSTGKVAVGATLEAAAIMLQVIAATQPGTERTLGFKPAGGISTVQDAASYLHLADAIMGPNWARPATFRFGASSLLGNVLSMLGGGQQEPGACDY from the coding sequence ATGAACTCGATCATACCGGAGCTGGTGGCGGAGGCCCGCAACGCGCGGCCCACCGAGGACCATGCCCGACGCGCGCTGGCATGCATGGACCTGACCAGCCTGAACGACAACGACACGGACGCGGACATCGAAACCCTGTGCGCCCGCGCCAAAACCGAATTCGGCCCAGTGGCCGCGGTGTGCGTATATGACCGCTTCATCGGCTGCGCACGGCGCTGCCTCAGCGATTCCGCCATTCGCGTGGCCACGGTCTGCAATTTCCCGCACGGGGACACGAACATCGAGGCGGCCGTCCGCCAGGCAGCGGCGCAGGTGGCCGCTGGCGCAAACGAGGTGGACGTGGTGCTGCCCTACCGGGCCTACATGGGCGACGAACGCGCACAGGCCGTCCGGCTCCTGCGTGAAGTGCGCCGGGCCGCAGGCAGCGCGACCCTCAAGGTCATTCTGGAAACCGGCGAACTGGCCGACCCGGACCTGATCCGCAACGCCGGGCTGGATGCCATCGCCTCGGGCGCGGATTTCATCAAGACCTCCACGGGCAAGGTGGCCGTGGGCGCCACCCTGGAAGCCGCCGCCATCATGCTGCAGGTCATCGCCGCCACCCAGCCGGGCACGGAGCGAACCCTCGGGTTCAAGCCCGCCGGCGGCATCAGCACGGTGCAGGACGCGGCTTCCTACCTGCATCTGGCCGACGCCATCATGGGGCCGAACTGGGCGCGGCCCGCAACATTCCGGTTCGGGGCCAGCAGTTTGCTGGGCAATGTGCTTTCCATGCTGGGAGGCGGACAGCAGGAACCGGGCGCATGCGACTATTGA
- the deoA gene encoding thymidine phosphorylase, with protein sequence MNILPQEIIRAKRDGHELSRAQIKAMVRGITDETVTDGQVAAFGMAVFFRGMTMDERICLTRAMMESGTVLDWKRMGLPSGVVDKHSTGGVGDKVSLLLAPLAAACGAYVPMISGRGLGHTGGTLDKFDSIPGYDTAPDLDTFSRVTREVGCAVIGQTADLAPADRRFYAVRDVTATVESIDLITASILSKKLAAGLQGLVMDVKFGSGAFMEQFEDARELAESIAHVATGAGVPTVALLTDMNQVLGSSVGNSLEVMEAVKFLTNERAEPRLAEVTRALTAEMLVLARIAQDTRDGGKRVDKALSSGRAAEVFGRMVAGLGGPADFMERWHDHLTVAPVTLPVYPKQPGFVASMVNRDVGLALVNMGGGRTRPDQEIDHSVGLSRFAHVGDAVGPDAPLCLIHAQDSAQAEQAAQAVLTAVTVTDDRPAESGPVVRERIAGESVHERRAGQNDG encoded by the coding sequence ATGAATATCCTTCCGCAGGAAATCATCCGCGCCAAGCGGGACGGCCACGAGCTCTCCCGCGCCCAGATCAAGGCCATGGTCCGGGGCATCACCGATGAAACCGTGACCGATGGACAGGTGGCGGCCTTCGGCATGGCCGTGTTCTTCCGGGGCATGACCATGGACGAACGCATCTGCCTGACCCGCGCCATGATGGAATCCGGCACCGTGCTGGACTGGAAACGCATGGGCCTGCCGTCCGGCGTGGTGGACAAGCACTCCACGGGCGGGGTGGGCGACAAAGTCAGCCTGCTGCTCGCGCCGCTGGCTGCGGCCTGCGGGGCATACGTGCCCATGATCTCCGGGCGCGGCCTCGGCCACACGGGCGGCACGCTCGACAAATTCGACTCCATCCCGGGCTACGACACGGCCCCGGACCTGGACACCTTTTCCCGCGTGACCCGCGAGGTGGGTTGCGCCGTCATCGGCCAGACCGCGGATCTTGCCCCGGCGGACCGCCGCTTCTACGCGGTGCGCGACGTGACCGCCACCGTGGAATCCATCGACCTGATCACCGCATCCATCCTGTCCAAGAAGCTGGCCGCCGGATTGCAGGGGCTGGTCATGGACGTGAAGTTCGGCTCGGGCGCGTTCATGGAACAGTTCGAGGACGCCCGGGAACTGGCCGAATCCATCGCCCATGTTGCCACGGGCGCGGGCGTGCCCACCGTGGCCCTGCTCACGGACATGAATCAGGTGCTCGGCTCCAGCGTGGGCAACAGCCTCGAAGTGATGGAAGCCGTGAAATTTCTGACCAACGAACGCGCAGAGCCCCGCCTTGCCGAGGTCACCCGCGCCCTGACCGCGGAAATGCTGGTGCTGGCCAGGATCGCGCAGGATACCCGCGACGGCGGGAAGCGCGTGGACAAGGCCCTTTCCTCGGGCCGGGCCGCCGAGGTTTTCGGCCGCATGGTGGCCGGGTTGGGCGGCCCCGCTGATTTCATGGAACGCTGGCACGACCATCTGACCGTGGCTCCGGTGACCCTGCCCGTATATCCGAAACAGCCGGGATTCGTGGCCTCCATGGTCAACCGGGACGTGGGGCTGGCCCTTGTGAACATGGGTGGCGGACGCACCCGGCCGGATCAGGAGATCGATCATTCCGTGGGCCTGAGCCGCTTTGCCCATGTGGGCGATGCCGTGGGACCGGACGCGCCCCTGTGCCTGATCCATGCGCAAGACTCGGCGCAGGCCGAACAGGCCGCACAGGCCGTGCTCACGGCCGTGACCGTCACCGATGACAGGCCCGCCGAATCCGGCCCGGTGGTGCGCGAACGCATTGCGGGCGAATCCGTTCATGAAAGGCGCGCAGGGCAGAATGATGGCTAG
- a CDS encoding phosphopentomutase, with amino-acid sequence MMARAFILVIDSFGIGAAPDAEKFGDAGADTLGHIAQECAAGRANEDGLRNGPLSLPFMASLGLGKAAELATGRIPPGLETESVRGLYAAAREQSRGKDTPSGHWELAGVPVLFDWGYFPPEYPSFPQPLVNELVRRGNLPGILGNCAESGTEILQRLGAEHVRTGKPICYTSVDSVFQIAAHEEHFGLERLLNLCELARELLDPYNIGRVIARPFTGEPGAFMRTPNRRDYAVPPPEPTLLDILQQAGREVISVGKIADIFAHRGITRALKGPDTATLMDQTIAQAHGAPQRALVFTNLVDFDSVYGHRRNVAGYAAALEALDARLPELEAALGPEDAAFITADHGCDPTWRGTDHTREYVPMLGFGPACPTGSAGIRSTFADLGATVARHLGVRLQRGTPLQPQD; translated from the coding sequence ATGATGGCTAGGGCGTTCATACTGGTCATCGACAGCTTCGGCATCGGCGCGGCCCCGGACGCGGAAAAATTCGGGGATGCGGGCGCGGACACACTGGGCCACATCGCGCAGGAATGCGCGGCGGGCCGGGCCAACGAGGACGGTCTGCGCAACGGCCCCCTCTCCCTGCCGTTCATGGCATCGCTGGGGCTGGGCAAGGCAGCCGAACTGGCCACGGGGCGCATCCCCCCCGGGCTGGAAACCGAATCCGTGCGCGGCCTGTATGCGGCGGCCCGCGAACAGAGCCGCGGCAAGGACACGCCCAGCGGCCACTGGGAGCTGGCCGGGGTTCCGGTACTCTTTGACTGGGGCTATTTTCCGCCCGAATACCCGAGCTTTCCCCAACCGTTGGTAAACGAACTGGTCCGGCGCGGCAATCTGCCCGGCATACTGGGCAACTGCGCCGAATCCGGCACGGAAATCCTGCAACGGCTGGGCGCGGAGCATGTGCGCACAGGCAAACCCATCTGCTACACGTCCGTGGACAGCGTGTTCCAGATCGCGGCCCACGAGGAGCATTTCGGGCTGGAGCGATTGCTCAATCTTTGTGAACTGGCCCGGGAACTGCTGGACCCGTACAACATCGGCCGGGTCATTGCGCGGCCGTTCACGGGCGAACCCGGCGCGTTCATGCGCACGCCCAACCGGCGCGACTATGCCGTGCCCCCGCCCGAACCGACCCTGCTGGACATCCTGCAACAGGCCGGACGCGAGGTGATCTCCGTGGGCAAAATCGCGGACATCTTCGCGCACCGGGGCATCACCCGTGCGCTCAAGGGACCGGACACGGCCACGCTCATGGACCAAACCATTGCGCAGGCCCATGGGGCTCCACAGAGAGCGCTCGTGTTCACCAACCTCGTGGATTTCGATTCCGTGTACGGCCACCGCCGCAACGTGGCGGGCTATGCGGCCGCGCTGGAGGCTCTGGACGCGCGCCTGCCCGAACTGGAGGCCGCGCTCGGGCCGGAAGATGCGGCCTTCATCACTGCGGACCACGGCTGCGACCCCACATGGCGCGGCACGGACCACACCCGCGAATACGTGCCCATGCTCGGCTTCGGCCCTGCCTGCCCCACGGGTTCCGCCGGGATACGCTCAACCTTTGCGGACCTCGGTGCCACCGTGGCCCGGCATCTGGGCGTGCGCCTGCAACGCGGCACGCCGCTGCAACCGCAAGACTGA